The Camelina sativa cultivar DH55 chromosome 14, Cs, whole genome shotgun sequence genome includes a window with the following:
- the LOC104741541 gene encoding probable methyltransferase PMT24, with the protein MAMGKYSRVDGKKSSGYGLTITIVLIVTLCLVGAWMFMSSWSAPTESIDFSSSETSKDVETTTKSDFKSDEVDRGSKTFPDEKNEEPEVVTESNEEKPDPETSGEKTESVEEKKEFDDKNGDGDRKDGEGEKDTESESDEAKQKEKTQLEESSEENKSGESNNGTEKNAGESEENTEKKSEGETEENTEKSKDVFPAGDQAEITKESSTGSGAWSTQLVESQNEKKAQVSSIKWKVCNVTAGPDYIPCLDNWQAIRKLHSTKHYEHRERHCPEESPRCLVALPEGYKRSIKWPKSREKIWYTNIPHTKLAEVKGHQNWVKMSGEYLTFPGGGTQFKNGALHYIDFLQESYPDIAWGNRTRVILDVGCGVASFGGYLFDRDVLALSFAPKDEHEAQVQFALERGIPAMSNVMGTTRLPFPGSVFDLIHCARCRVPWHIEGGKLLLELNRALRPGGFFVWSATPVYRKTEEDVGIWKAMSKLTKAMCWKLMTIKKDELNEVGAAIYQKPMSNKCYNERSQNEPPLCKDSDDQNAAWNVPLEACMHKVTEDSSKRGAVWPESWPERVETVPQWLDSQKGVYGKPAQEDFTADHERWKTIVSKSYLNGMGIDWSYVRNVMDMRAVYGGFAAALKDLKLWVMNVVPIDSPDTLPIIYERGLFGIYHDWCESFSTYPRTYDLLHADHLFSSLKKRCNLVGVMAEVDRILRPEGTFIVRDDMETIGEIEKMVKSMKWNVRMTHSKDGEGLLSVQKSWWRPTEAETIQAAIA; encoded by the exons ATGGCAATGGGGAAATATTCTCGTGTAGACGGGAAGAAGTCATCGGGATATGGCTTAACCATTACCATTGTTTTGATTGTTACTCTTTGTTTGGTTGGTGCTTGGATGTTCATGTCTTCATGGTCTGCCCCAACTGAGTCTATTGACTTCTCTTCAAGCGAGACTTCCAAAGATGTAGAAACTACTACTAAGAGTGATTTCAAAAGTGACGAAGTTGATCGAGGTTCCAAGACTTTTCCTGATGAAAAGAACGAGGAACCTGAGGTTGTGACGGAGAGCAATGAAGAGAAGCCTGATCCTGAGACCTCTGGAGAGAAAACGGAGTCAGTTGAGGAAAAAAAGGAGTTTGATGACAAAAATGGTGATGGGGATAGAAAAGATGGAGAGGGTGAGAAAGATACGGAATCAGAAAGTGATGAAGCCAAGCAAAAAGAGAAGACACAACTAGAAGAGAGctcagaagaaaacaaatctggGGAGAGTAATAATGGAACCGAAAAGAATGCTGGTGAATCTGAAGAAAACACCGAGAAGAAGTCAGAAGGTGAAACTGAAGAGAACACTGAGAAGAGTAAAGATGTTTTCCCAGCTGGTGACCAGGCTGAAATCACAAAGGAGTCAAGCACTGGAAGTGGGGCTTGGTCAACCCAGTTGGTTGAATCGCAGAACGAGAAGAAAGCACAAGTGTCTTCAATTAAATGGAAAGTCTGCAACGTGACAGCTGGACCAGACTACATCCCTTGCCTCGACAATTGGCAAGCTATCAGAAAGCTTCATTCTACAAAGCATTATGAACATCGTGAGAGGCATTGTCCCGAGGAATCTCCACGCTGCCTTGTGGCTCTTCCCGAAGGGTATAAGCGATCCATCAAGTGGCCTAAGAGCAGAGAAAAG ATCTGGTACACCAATATCCCTCACACCAAGCTCGCAGAAGTCAAGGGACATCAAAACTGGGTGAAGATGAGTGGTGAATACTTAACATTCCCTGGTGGAGGTACtcagttcaagaacggtgcgcTTCACTACATTGATTTCCTCCAAGAG TCATATCCTGATATTGCGTGGGGAAATAGGACCCGTGTTATATTAGATGTTGGGTGTGGGGTTGCTAGCTTCGGGGGATATCTTTTTGACAGAGATGTACTTGCTTTATCATTTGCACCCAAAGACGAACACGAGGCACAGGTGCAATTTGCTCTGGAACGTGGCATTCCTGCAATGTCAAATGTTATGGGAACCACGAGATTACCTTTTCCAGGGTCTGTTTTCGACCTTATCCATTGTGCTCGTTGTAGAGTCCCTTGGCATATTGAAG GTGGTAAACTACTTTTGGAACTGAATCGTGCGTTGAGGCCGGGAGGATTCTTTGTCTGGTCGGCGACTCCAGTCTACAGGAAGACCGAGGAAGATGTTGGCATATGGAAAG CTATGTCGAAGCTAACAAAGGCAATGTGCTGGAAACTGATGACAATTAAGAAAGATGAACTGAATGAAGTTGGTGCTGCCATTTACCAGAAGCCAATGTCGAATAAATGCTACAATGAAAGATCTCAAAATGAGCCACCTCTCTGCAAAGACTCGGATGATCAAAATGCCGCCTG GAATGTTCCACTTGAGGCATGTATGCACAAGGTAACAGAAGATTCATCAAAACGCGGAGCAGTTTGGCCTGAAAGTTGGCCTGAAAGAGTGGAGACTGTTCCTCAGTGGTTAGATTCTCAGAAAGGTGTATATGGAAAACCTGCACAAGAGGATTTCACAGCAGACCATGAACGCTGGAAGACTATTGTTTCAAAGTCATACCTCAACGGTATGGGAATTGATTGGTCTTACGTGAGAAATGTAATGGACATGAGAGCTGTCTATGGAGG TTTTGCTGCTGCATTGAAGGATCTGAAACTGTGGGTGATGAATGTAGTTCCTATCGACTCACCTGATACACTTCCAATTATATACGAACGTGGTTTGTTTGGAATCTATCATGACTGGTGTGAATCATTCAGCACTTACCCTCGGACTTACGACCTTCTCCACGCTGATCATCTTTTCTCTTCACTGAAAAAGAG GTGCAACTTGGTTGGGGTAATGGCTGAAGTAGACCGGATTCTTAGACCAGAAGGAACTTTTATAGTAAGGGATGACATGGAAACGATAGGAGAAATTGAGAAGATGGTGAAATCGATGAAATGGAATGTAAGAATGACACATTCCAAAGATGGAGAAGGATTGCTCTCTGTTCAGAAGTCATGGTGGCGTCCTACCGAGGCCGAGACAATCCAGGCGGCAATAGCTTGA
- the LOC104743605 gene encoding uncharacterized protein LOC104743605 gives MEIATTSSAFNLFPKEERFIKSKGVRFNLLDFSSLPIINPKVKRQKKTVEVDSSTKVRRSQKSLNRSIAITPHVAKPENSITAKPDGRVDLKNLIAKAQHKIHEKRHIDHRREHIARQRIAARLALNQMVATVYFNDYLNYYKELEQLGYTFMRDILDCLNMFSLWSRSDYNGETNSVLENFKTP, from the exons ATGGAGATTGCAACGACCTCGAGTGCTTTCAATTTATttccaaaagaagagagatttatTAAAAGCAAAGGTGTCAGATTCAATTTACTCGATTTCTCGTCGCTACCTATAATAAACCCTAA GGTAAAGAGACAAAAGAAGACCGTCGAAGTGGACTCATCTACTAAGGTC AGACGCTCCCAAAAGTCACTAAACCGGTCGAT AGCAATTACACCACATGTTGCTAAACCGGAGAACTCGATTACGGCGAAGCCTGATGGGAGGGTTGATTTGAAAAACTTGATCGCAAAGGCACAACATAAAATTCATGAGAAGAGGCACATCGATCATCGAAGAGAACACATTGCGAGGCAGAGGATAGCTGCTCGCTTAGCTCTAAATCAA ATGGTAGCAACCGTTTACTTTAACGATTATCTGAACTATTATAAAGAACTGGAACAGCTTGGCTACACATTCATGCGAGATATACTTGATTGCTTGAACATGTTCAGTTTGTGGTCAAGAAGCGACTACAATGGTGAAACCAACTCTGTCTTGGAAAATTTCAAAACGCCATag
- the LOC104741545 gene encoding uncharacterized protein LOC104741545 has translation MPSGAKKRKALKKKQQQQQGAIGGATTSTTNHKGFNGNDEHGSQDGRGSDDSSLSSSPGGSQGNEEFGEKDSPAAALSSSGMVKGAAKEISGDGDVTQGLGPKRSDNAVAVERVTDYQKSVVGESTNSSSENTAKHVACGNPVTEITPVVESVKPVVVVPLSKAVTSEKSEHVDDTSSLVKKKSEKNGECLPSPGLENNNSKVVVTLPRSAAETSKKVESVRNSEVPVSSEEKCLLLPGPPVVRRTSWLSCCGLFDAMTGSDR, from the exons ATGCCGTCCGGTGCGAAGAAGAGAAAGgccttgaagaagaagcagcagcagcaacaaggaGCGATTGGTGGAGCTACTACTAGTACTACCAACCATAAGGGTTTCAATG GGAATGATGAACATGGAAGCCAAGATGGGAGGGGAAGTGATGATAGCAGTTTGAGTTCTTCCCCTGGTGGTTCTCAAGGAAATGAAGAATTTGGGGAAAAAGATTCACCTGCTGCTGCTCTATCCTCTTCTGGTATGGTGAAAGGTGCTGCTAAGGAGATATCTGGAGATGGAGATGTTACTCAGGGACTTGGACCCAAAAGAAGTGACAATGCTGTTGCGGTTGAAAGAGTTACTGATTACCagaaaagtgttgttggggaatcAACCAATTCCTCTTCTGAAAACACAGCCAAACATGTAGCTTGTGGTAATCCAGTTACGGAAATCACTCCCGTTGTTGAGTCTGTCAAACCTGTGGTGGTTGTTCCTCTCTCCAAAGCAGTGACCTCTGAAAAGAGTGAGCATGTTGATGATACCTCAAGCTTGGTCAAAAAGAAGTCTGAGAAAAACGGAGAGTGTCTTCCATCTCCGGGACTGGAAAACAATAATAGTAAAGTGGTGGTTACTCTTCCAAGATCTGCTGCTGAAACTAGCAAAAAAGTTGAGAGCGTAAGAAACTCTGAAGTTCCAGTATCCTCTGAGGAAAAG TGTCTTTTGCTGCCTGGTCCACCAGTTGTCCGAAGGACTTCATGGCTAAGCTGCTGCGGGTTGTTTGATGCTATGACAGGATCTGATAGATAA
- the LOC104743608 gene encoding uncharacterized protein LOC104743608 — MESYGDLLNTNKVILDDGNYGFWKSRMKSIIGGIDRLAWKAVLEKWEEPTIKDEKGSGIAKPEEDWTEDEMKKSKYNSRALTAIHCSVGRKQFELIQGCETVKEAWDILQVQYEGTTKVHSSRKDMLVSRFENLRMEEHESISDFSSKISTLAQEAVTLGKKYKDQKLVKKFLRCLPTKFMAYKTALCESTTLKI; from the coding sequence ATGGAGAGCTACGGTGATCTTCTGAACACCAACAAGGTCATTCTGGACGATGGAAACTATGGTTTTTGGAAATCAAGGATGAAGTCCATAATTGGTGGGATAGATCGACTTGCCTGGAAGGCTGTTCTTGAGAAGTGGGAAGAACCAACAATCAAGGATGAAAAGGGTTCAGGGATAGCTAAGCCGGAGGAGGATTGGACTGAAGACGAGATGAAAAAGTCGAAATACAACTCTCGGGCTCTCACAGCTATTCACTGCAGTGTAGGAAGAAAGCAATTTGAATTGATTCAAGGATGTGAGACAGTGAAAGAAGCATGGGACATTCTTCAAGTTCAATATGAGGGCACGACAAAGGTTCATAGTTCCAGAAAAGACATGTTGGTATCTCGATTTGAGAACTTAAGAATGGAAGAGCATGAATCAATTTCTGACTTTAGTTCTAAAATTAGCACTTTGGCTCAGGAAGCGGTAACCTTGGGAAAGAAATATAAAGATCAGAAATTGGTTAAAAAGTTTCTTCGATGCCTACCTACAAAGTTTATGGCCTACAAGACTGCTTTATGTGAGTCAACAACGTTGAAGATTTAA
- the LOC104743607 gene encoding F-box protein At2g16450-like translates to MMKSLPPMSIELILEIISRLPGDAVARFRCVSKQWASTLATPYFKELFMNKSSSKPRLLFAIADDGNPKGRGEWCFFSSPQLEDPYEKSSSSALVSAAEFHVKKFSPKDINIHHYSNIMHFSCVYNSGLIYFHGCRYQGKPVICNPNTGRYAVLPKRYTYRKAYSFFGFDPIGKQYKVLYMAYATGPGDHALLTFGAPADMRWRKIECSTIHEIQSDGVCINGVVYYLGNTKDPWDDDAHDDYVIVCFDLRSEKFSFIHVERFCRLINFMGKLALIYWEDDFDIYEAVNYEFNIDKYLDDHLVADVNKELHVWVLEDVAKQDLSKHNYTWSTDNIFFRRHVSIAGVTASGEIVFAMRKYTSGQPFYVFYFSPERNTLQRVEVQGFGEGFKNPCSVRTFVNHVEDLHVNDLELSKPFHAPRRATKYSESHKKRKRARR, encoded by the coding sequence ATGATGAAATCATTACCACCCATGTCGATTGAGCTCATCCTGGAGATAATCTCGAGATTGCCTGGAGATGCAGTCGCGAGGTTTCGTTGCGTGTCGAAGCAATGGGCATCAACGCTCGCTACTCCGTATTTCAAAGAGCTGTTCATGAACAAGTCCTCGTCTAAGCCGCGGCTCTTATTCGCCATCGCAGACGACGGAAACCCCAAAGGCCGTGGCGAGTGGTGCTTCTTCTCCTCGCCTCAGCTTGAGGATCCTTATGAGAAATCATCCTCCTCGGCTCTTGTATCAGCCGCCGAGTTTCACGTGAAGAAGTTCTCTCCAAAGGATATAAATATCCATCATTACAGTAACATCATGCACTTCTCATGTGTCTACAACTCTGGCTTGATCTATTTCCATGGTTGTCGATACCAAGGTAAACCTGTCATCTGTAACCCAAACACTGGACGGTACGCGGTCTTACCTAAGCGGTATACTTACAGAAAAGCCTAtagcttttttggttttgatccgATTGGGAAGCAGTACAAGGTATTGTACATGGCTTACGCAACTGGTCCTGGTGATCATGCCCTTCTTACGTTTGGAGCGCCTGCAGATATGAGGTGGAGAAAGATCGAATGTTCCACAATACATGAGATTCAAAGCGATGGGGTTTGCATCAACGGTGTTGTGTACTACTTAGGTAACACCAAAGATCCTTGGGATGATGATGCTCATGATGATTATGTGATTGTTTGCTTTGATTTGAGGTCTGAAAAGTTCAGCTTCATTCACGTTGAAAGGTTTTGTCGATTGATCAACTTTATGGGCAAGTTAGCTTTGATTTACTGGGAGGATGATTTCGACATTTATGAGGCTGTTAATTATGAGTTTAATATCGACAAGTATTTGGATGATCATCTCGTCGCTGATGTCAATAAGGAGTTGCATGtgtgggttctagaggatgTAGCGAAACAGGATTTGTCCAAACACAACTACACTTGGAGTACTGATAACATCTTCTTCCGTCGTCACGTTTCCATTGCTGGAGTGACCGCTTCTGGTGAGATTGTGTTTGCCATGCGCAAGTATACATCTGGCCAaccgttttatgttttctacttcaGTCCCGAGAGGAACACTCTCCAGCGTGTTGAAGTCCAAGGTTTTGGTGAAGGGTTTAAGAATCCTTGCAGCGTTCGCACCTTTGTGAACCACGTTGAGGATCTTCATGTTAACGATTTAGAGCTATCCAAGCCATTCCATGCTCCACGTAGGGCTACAAAATATTcagaatcacacaaaaaaaggaaaagagcaAGAAGATAG
- the LOC104741544 gene encoding uncharacterized protein LOC104741544, with amino-acid sequence MAGEQMKPVASGLLVLNFCMYVIVLGIGGWAMNRAIDHGFEVGPNLNLPAHFSPIYFPMGNAATGFFVIFALLAGVVGAASTISGLSHIRSWTVGSLPAAATAATIAWTLTVLAMGFAWKEIELQGRNAKLRTMEAFLIILSVTQLVYIAAVHGVKRP; translated from the exons ATGGCGGGTGAGCAAATGAAACCTGTTGCCTCTGGACTTCTTGTGTTGAACTTCTGCATGTATGTGATCGTTCTAGGCATTGGAGGATGGGCCATGAACCGAGCCATCGACCATGGATTTGAAGTCG GCCCTAATTTAAATCTTCCAGCACATTTCTCCCCAATTTATTTCCCGATGGGAAACGCAGCGACAGGATTCTTTGTGATATTTGCGTTGCTGGCGGGAGTGGTTGGGGCGGCTTCAACAATCTCAGGGCTTAGCCACATTCGATCTTGGACCGTGGGAAGCTTACCAGCTGCAGCCACTGCTGCAACTATTGCCTGGACCCTCACAGTCCTTGCCATGGG ATTCGCTTGGAAAGAAATCGAGCTTCAAGGGAGAAACGCCAAACTG AGAACCATGGAGGCGTTCTTGATCATACTCTCAGTCACACAGCTTGTTTACATTGCCGCGGTTCACGGCGTGAAGAGACCTTAA
- the LOC104741540 gene encoding auxin-responsive protein SAUR61-like, with product MMNAKKLLKMAKKWQQKAALSRKRISYQRSTSSTTSRSAAAEKGCFVVYTSDIIRFAFPISYLRNSVFQELLKISEEVFGLSTSGPITLPFDSVFMEYLINLIQRRMDGDTEKALLMSISTAGCSLPCSFQQQEQLPVF from the coding sequence ATGATGAACGCAAAAAAGCTCTTGAAGATGGCAAAGAAATGGCAACAGAAAGCAGCTTTAAGCAGGAAAAGAATCTCATATCAGAGATCAACTTCTTCTACTACTAGCAGGTCAGCCGCTGCAGAGAAAGGCTGTTTTGTGGTTTACACATCCGATATAATCCGCTTTGCGTTTCCAATAAGTTACCTGAGGAACTCTGTTTTCCAAGAGCTCTTGAAGATATCTGAAGAAGTGTTTGGCCTCTCGACCAGTGGACCAATCACATTGCCATTCGATTCCGTTTTCATGGAGtatctcatcaatttgatccaAAGAAGAATGGATGGAGATACAGAAAAGGCTCTGTTAATGTCAATCTCTACTGCTGGATGCTCTTTACCATGCTCTTTTCAGCAACAAGAACAATTGCCTGTATTTTAG
- the LOC104743604 gene encoding F-box protein At2g16450-like, with amino-acid sequence MMKSSPPMSIELILEIISRLPGDAVARFRCVSKQCESMFATPYFKSLFLTKSLSKPRLLFAIADDGNPKGRGEWCFFSSPQLEDPYEKSSSSALVSAAEFHVKKYFSCGYTDSPEDIQIHHYSNIKYFSCGYNSGLLYLHGCRYQGRPVICNPNTGRYAVLPERYTYRKAYSFFGFDPIEKKYKVLYMAYATGPGDHALLTFGAPADMRWRKIECNTKDPWDDDAHDDYVIVCFDLKSEKFSFIHVERFCRLINFMGKLALIYWEDDFDIYEAATSDLDVDKYLKKKLVADANNELHVWVLEDVAKQDWSKYTYTWSTDKIFFRRHVYIAGVTASGAIVFSMRNYTSKKPFYVFYFNPERNILQSVEIQGFGKGFKNPCSVRTFVNHVEDLHVNDLELPKPFHPPRRATKYSESHKERKRARK; translated from the exons ATGATGAAATCATCACCACCCATGTCGATTGAACTCATCCTGGAGATAATCTCGAGATTGCCTGGAGATGCAGTCGCGAGGTTTCGTTGCGTGTCGAAGCAATGTGAATCAATGTTTGCTACTCCGTATTTCAAGTCCTTGTTTCTGACCAAGTCCTTGTCTAAGCCGCGGCTCTTATTCGCCATCGCAGACGACGGAAACCCCAAAGGCCGTGGCGAGTGGTGCTTCTTCTCGTCGCCTCAGCTTGAGGATCCTTATGAGAAATCATCCTCCTCGGCTCTTGTATCAGCCGCCGAGTTTCACGTGAAGAAGTACTTTTCATGTGGATATACCGACTCTCCAGAGGATATACAGATCCATCATTACAGTAACATCAAGTACTTTTCATGTGGTTACAACTCTGGCTTGCTCTATTTGCATGGTTGTCGATACCAGGGTAGACCTGTTATCTGTAACCCCAACACTGGACGGTACGCGGTCTTACCTGAACGGTATACTTACAGAAAAGCGTATAGCTTCTTCGGTTTTGATCCGATTGAAAAAAAGTACAAGGTATTGTACATGGCTTATGCAACTGGTCCTGGTGATCATGCCCTTCTTACATTTGGAGCGCCTGCAGACATGAGGTGGAGAAAGATCGAAT GCAACACCAAAGATCCTTGGGATGATGATGCTCATGATGATTATGTGATTGTTTGCTTTGATTTGAAGTCTGAAAAGTTCAGCTTCATTCACGTTGAAAGGTTTTGTCGATTGATCAACTTTATGGGCAAGTTAGCTTTGATTTACTGGGAGGATGATTTTGACATTTATGAGGCTGCTACTTCTGATTTGGATGTCGACAAGTATTTGAAAAAGAAACTCGTCGCTGATGCCAATAATGAGTTGCATGTGTGGGTGTTAGAGGATGTAGCGAAACAGGATTGGTCGAAATATACCTACACCTGGAGTACCGATAAGATTTTCTTCCGTCGTCACGTTTACATCGCTGGAGTGACCGCTTCGGGTGCAATAGTGTTTTCCATGCGCAATTACACGTCTAAGAAaccgttttatgttttctacttcaatCCCGAGAGGAACATTCTCCAAagtgttgaaatccaaggtTTTGGTAAAGGGTTTAAGAATCCTTGTAGCGTTCGCACCTTTGTGAACCACGTTGAGGATCTTCATGTTAACGATTTAGAGCTACCCAAGCCATTCCATCCTCCACGTAGGGCTACAAAATATTCAGAATCACACAAGGAAAGGAAAAGGGCAAGAAAATAG